One window of the Bos mutus isolate GX-2022 chromosome X, NWIPB_WYAK_1.1, whole genome shotgun sequence genome contains the following:
- the LOC102272586 gene encoding nuclear RNA export factor 2, with amino-acid sequence MVMRNVHEGPKERHFPYSFRGNGRRVRWRREGNICVTVWGNGKPVMRKMRENTQDGAQGSWFKVTIPHGKKYDKIWLMNSIQSLCSVCFTPVDFHYVKNGARFFVQKASTASALMDVSYKIYDEENQKIPIFVNPSAVPYSVRNKLRPEKMEKLKLAFNKRFDVSQQSLDLQKLRFDPNLMGHDIEIILNRRNCMAAALQIIKKNFPELLSLNLSCNKLYHLDGLSDIVHMVPTIKILNLSNNELNSMWELNKMKGLKLEELWLRGNPLCDRFPDQSTYLSAVIECFPKLLRLDGQELPSTVVTDSHPPCATKPSKENNKEPDTLKNMILQFLKQYYLIYDSGNRYGLLSAYHHKACFSLTIPFHSEDTGLSSLCAYFKDSRNMKKVKDPNLRVQQLKHTNSDIVRALCVLPKTQHDFSSFLVDMWFQTGTMLCFSVNGMFKEVEGGSQECVRAFTRTFIITPTSSSSLCIVNDELFVMEARPKNTQSAVSIPVPTPSTSSVATLSEEQQQMVQAFSTQSGMNCQWSQKCLQDNDWNYTRAGQVFCMFKTEGKIPEEAFKEIP; translated from the exons ATGGTGATGAGGAATGTCCATGAGGGCCCCAAAGAAAGACA CTTTCCCTATTCCTTCCGAGGCAACGGGAGGAGAGTGAGATGGCGCAGAGAAGGCAATATCTGTGTTACTGTGTGGGGAAATGGAAAACCtgtgatgagaaaaatgagggagAACACACAAGATGGTGCCCAAGGGAGCTGGTTTAAGGTCACA ATTCCTCATGGGAAAAAGTATGACAAGATATGGCTAATGAACTCAATCCAGAGCCTTTGCAGTGTCTGCTTTACTCCAGTGGAT TTCCACTATGTGAAAAATGGGGCTCGATTCTTTGTGCAGAAAGCTAGCACTGCCTCTGCCTTGATGGATGTAAGCTACAAGATCTATGATGAAGAGAACCAAAAG ATACCTATCTTTGTCAACCCCTCTGCTGTTCCCTACTCTGTGCGTAATAAGTTGAGACCAGAAAAAATGGAGAAGTTAAAG CTGGCCTTTAACAAACGATTtgatgtctcccagcaatctcttGACCTCCAGAAGCTCCGCTTTGACCCAA ACTTGATGGGCCATGATATTGAGATAATTCTGAATCGAAGAAACTGTATGGCTGCTGCCCTGCAGATCATCAAGAAGAACTTCCCTGAG CTATTGTCCTTGAACCTGAGCTGCAACAAACTGTACCACCTGGACGGCCTGTCTGACATTGTGCACATGGTCCCCACAATCAAGATACTGAACCTCTCCAACAATGAG CTGAACTCTATGTGGGAGTTGAACAAGATGAAGGGGCTGAAGCTTGAAGAGCTGTGGCTGCGAGGGAACCCACTGTGTGACAGATTTCCAGACCAGTCCACCTACTTAAG TGCCGTCATAGAATGTTTCCCAAAGTTACTGCGCCTG GATGGCCAGGAGTTACCCTCAACAGTTGTCACTGACAGTCACCCTCCCTGTGCAACAAAGCCCAGCAAG GAAAACAATAAAGAACCTGACACACTGAAGAATATGATCCTTCAATTCCTGAAGCA ATATTACTTGATCTATGACTCTGGAAACCGATATGGCCTTCTCAGTGCTTACCACCACAAGGCCTGCTTCTCCTTGACCATTCCATTCCACTCTGAGGATACAGGCCT AAGCAGCTTATGCGCGTACTTCAAGGACAGCAGGAATATGAAGAAGGTCAAGGACCCCA ACCTGCGTGTCCAGCAGTTGAAGCACACAAATAGTGACATTGTGCGTGCCCTCTGTGTGTTGCCCAAAACTCAGCATGACTTCAGCTCCTTCCTGGTGGACATGTGGTTCCAGACA GGTACGATGCTCTGTTTCTCTGTCAACGGGATGTTCAAGGAAG TGGAAGGAGGGTCTCAGGAGTGTGTGCGTGCCTTCACCCGGACCTTCATCATTACCCCTACCAGCTCTTCAAG TCTTTGTATAGTGAATGATGAGCTATTTGTGATGGAAGCCAGGCCTAAAAACACCCAGAGTGCAGTCTCCATCCCAGTGCCCACACCGTCCACCAGCTCCGTGGCCACTTTGTCCGAGGAACAGCAGCAAATGGTAC